GGCATAATTACTGACACTGCCACAAGACTTCAGTGGTACGTTGGCTCTGATAATGATACAAATTGGGATGAGGCAAACTTGTGGGTAAAGAGCCTCTCAGTTGGTGGAGGGGGTGGCTGGCGTATGCCTGCCAGAGCAGAACTGAGAGGTTTTTATGATGCTGGCATGGAGTTTGACCATTGGGTATGGTCAGGCGAGATTTATAGCCCGTCTGAGGCGTGGGCCTTCTTATTTTACAATGGCTATGATGTTTACAATGACCGCAGCGACTCCGCCGGAGGCAGGGCTTTTGCGGTACGTAACCGATGACTGTCATGACTATGGCTTTTTTTATATTTTTTGCAACCTATACCACTGGATGATTTGGGAGAGAACCTGTTAAAATAACTTCAGGAATTTTAGATTCGTGTTTTACATACAGGTTTTATGTGAATAAGGCTTCAGAGAATATATATTTTGTTTTGATTGAGCCCAAAGAGCCCGGCAATATAGGGGCATCTGCCCGGGCTATAAAAAACATGGGATTTTCTAATCTAATTTTGGTAAACCCAGAAGGGCACCTGACTATAGATGCCTACCTGTTTGCCCACGGCGCTGAGGATGTCCTGGAGCAGGCTGTTGTCTGCACGAGCTTTGAAGAGGCGGTGGGACAGATGCACCTTGTCATAGGATTGTCAAGGCGTTTTGGTAAAACACGCGGTGTTTTTAAGCCTGTTAACGAGGCCGCTAAGACCATACTCTCCAGTGCTTTAGAGGGCAAGGTAGCATTTCTCTTTGGACGTGAGAACAATGGACTTAACAACAAGGAGGTGGAATCCTGCGCCTTTATTGCTTTTATTCCGACCTCCAACGCTCAACCCTCGCTTAACCTGTCTCAGGCAGTCCTTCTTACGGCATATGAGCTTTCAAATATTTTTGTATTAGATTCCACTTTTAAGGTAAAACCAAAGGCCACCACTTATCAGTTGACTCAACTGTATGGTAGAATCGAGGATACTCTTAATGCGGCAGGGTACGGTAACCGCGGCAGCCATGATCTAAAGTCAGAGGTTATGCGAAACATAAAACACCTGCTTGGCCGTTGTGGTATGATGGTGTGGGAGGTTGATATGATTCACGGAATACTTAGTTATATAAACAATAAAATCTCAGAGGAGGGTTAGCTTCAGATGTACAACTTGACAGGTGCTGTATTAAGCATATTTCTTTTGTTAGCAGGTGGAAATACTTTTGCTGCAGGGACTTTCTCACTTAATGATCCCTCAAGGCAAATCATAGGAGTTGAACAGTCATACAAGGTGACTGATAAAGAAGATACACTTCATGATATTGCACTTGCTTATGGAATAGGTTATAACGCCATAGTTTCCGCAAACAGTAGCGTGGATCCGTGGCTTCCTGATGTCGGCTCAACCATCAGAATCCCCACACGATGGATTATCCCGGAATTCCTAAACGAGGGAATTCTCATAAATCTGGCAGAGATGAGGCTTTACTTCTTTTTTAAATTCAAAGATCACAAGTTTGTCAAGACCTTTCCCATAGGAGTAGGCGATGAGGGATATTCAACCCCAGTTGGTACACTCCATGTAGCGGGCAAGGTAGTTAACCCAGTGTGGAAAGTGCCTCAGCACATACGCGATGAGTATCCCCATCTGCCAGCCTTAGTACAGCCGGGACCTGACAATCCTCTTGGCAAATACTGGCTACAGCTTTCAATAAGAGGCTATGGCATTCACGGCAACAACATAGCTTATAGTGTTGGCCACAGGGCAAGCAGCGGCTGCATAAGAATGTACAACGATCAGGTAGAGAATTTGTTTGAATATGTTAAGGTTAATGATATAGTGAAAATCATTTATGAGCCGGTAAAAGTAGCAAAACAGGACAATAAAGTATATATTGAAGTTCACAACAACTACAACGAGGACAACATAACCAAAGGAGAAGTACTATCTGAGTTAGCCTTTAAGAAACTTAGTGGGAAAGGCCTGCTTAAATACGTTGATACCGGCTT
The genomic region above belongs to Nitrospirota bacterium and contains:
- a CDS encoding L,D-transpeptidase family protein; amino-acid sequence: MYNLTGAVLSIFLLLAGGNTFAAGTFSLNDPSRQIIGVEQSYKVTDKEDTLHDIALAYGIGYNAIVSANSSVDPWLPDVGSTIRIPTRWIIPEFLNEGILINLAEMRLYFFFKFKDHKFVKTFPIGVGDEGYSTPVGTLHVAGKVVNPVWKVPQHIRDEYPHLPALVQPGPDNPLGKYWLQLSIRGYGIHGNNIAYSVGHRASSGCIRMYNDQVENLFEYVKVNDIVKIIYEPVKVAKQDNKVYIEVHNNYNEDNITKGEVLSELAFKKLSGKGLLKYVDTGLLNSAIKEATGLPTVISK
- a CDS encoding RNA methyltransferase; this encodes MNKASENIYFVLIEPKEPGNIGASARAIKNMGFSNLILVNPEGHLTIDAYLFAHGAEDVLEQAVVCTSFEEAVGQMHLVIGLSRRFGKTRGVFKPVNEAAKTILSSALEGKVAFLFGRENNGLNNKEVESCAFIAFIPTSNAQPSLNLSQAVLLTAYELSNIFVLDSTFKVKPKATTYQLTQLYGRIEDTLNAAGYGNRGSHDLKSEVMRNIKHLLGRCGMMVWEVDMIHGILSYINNKISEEG